The segment CCAGTCCGCCGACGAACGTCCGCACCTGGATTTCGCAATCACCAGCTTCGGCCTCAGCCATTGTCATGTTGCCCTTCGCGTCGCCCACTCAGCTCTCGCCGCGGGCACCGATCCCTTAGCCGCGGCCGGCCCGAATTGCGGCTGACCCGAACTACGCGCCTCCGGCGTGGGGCAGCCATCGACGATGGCTGCCCGGCCTGCGGAACCGCGCACGCCGAATCGCGAACACGGCGCAGGCGAACAATGCGGCCACCAACCCCGCGCCCGGCGCCGACAGGGCCATACACAGCGTCGCCAGGAGCGCCGCGACCACCACCGTGACGTCGTGAGCGCACCTGGTCAGTCGGGGCGGCCGGGGAGACATGTCCCTCGCCAGCAATGCCGCGAGCCCCGGGTCCTCCGACGACAGCCGCTGCTCGATCTCCCACAGGGCCTGTCGTTCCCGCGCGCTCAACATCTTGGTCTCCTCGCCCACTGTGCACAGCCCGTCGAACGTGGCACCGGTGAGACTGCGCACCGACCGGCGGACGACCGTCACACCATTCTCCGGAATACCATCAACAATGACAGATCGAGAGAGTCGGGGTCATCACACCGCCGGGCGCAACGACGCCCCTGTCTCCTGTCCCGACGTGACTATGCCGCGTTGCGTGCCGGACAACGGTCGACAAATGGACGGCCCTCCTGGGAACGGGGCGCCTTACCTGTTTTACCCACCGGGCGTCGACCCGGCCGCTGCATCCTTCGCCGCCGGACCGGAAGAATTCCGCCATACATAGGTGGTGACGGCCATGACCAGGATCAATGCCATAAGAATGAGCAGCTCGATTCCTTCTGGATTCCACCTGAAAGACTGCTCGGCCTCGGCGGTCAGAATCAGCACCCGCCGGATACCGGCGACGAGGCCCACGACGAGGAAGGGTTCGGGGTCGAGTGCAC is part of the Mycobacteriales bacterium genome and harbors:
- a CDS encoding DUF3040 domain-containing protein, with product MTVVRRSVRSLTGATFDGLCTVGEETKMLSARERQALWEIEQRLSSEDPGLAALLARDMSPRPPRLTRCAHDVTVVVAALLATLCMALSAPGAGLVAALFACAVFAIRRARFRRPGSHRRWLPHAGGA